A single genomic interval of Deltaproteobacteria bacterium harbors:
- the queC gene encoding 7-cyano-7-deazaguanine synthase QueC, whose protein sequence is MFNKTALVIFSGGLDSTTCLYWAVNNYSVVHTLTFLYGQRNVIETEYAKKTAGLIQKAGKNINMHFFKIDLSQIGGSALVDKNIAVPKRRTLKDIGYGIPITYVPFRNGIFLSLAAAFAEKEDLDDIIGGWNMVDFSGYPDCRENFLKTMEKAINSGTKRGIEEKPIHVVFPLIHKSKMEIIKFGKKMGADYSYAYSCYEGKEIPCGECDSCILRKKGFTEAGFEDDFLLRLKREGKF, encoded by the coding sequence ACAATTACAGTGTTGTGCATACTTTGACATTTTTGTATGGCCAGAGGAATGTAATAGAGACAGAGTATGCCAAAAAAACTGCAGGTCTTATTCAAAAAGCAGGGAAAAATATAAACATGCATTTTTTTAAAATTGACCTGTCTCAAATTGGTGGTTCTGCCCTGGTAGACAAAAACATAGCTGTTCCTAAGAGAAGAACATTAAAAGATATTGGTTATGGCATTCCTATTACCTATGTTCCTTTTAGAAATGGTATATTTTTATCCTTAGCTGCCGCTTTTGCTGAAAAAGAAGACTTGGATGACATAATAGGAGGATGGAATATGGTAGACTTTAGCGGTTATCCAGATTGCAGGGAGAATTTTCTTAAAACTATGGAAAAGGCTATAAATTCTGGGACAAAAAGAGGGATTGAAGAAAAACCCATTCATGTTGTTTTCCCTCTTATTCATAAGAGTAAAATGGAGATAATAAAGTTTGGCAAGAAAATGGGTGCAGATTATTCTTATGCTTATTCCTGTTATGAGGGCAAGGAGATTCCCTGCGGCGAATGTGATAGTTGTATATTGAGAAAAAAAGGCTTTACGGAAGCGGGCTTTGAAGATGATTTTCTACTAAGATTGAAGAGAGAGGGTAAATTTTAG